DNA from Thermodesulfatator atlanticus DSM 21156:
GTATTTCAAGTTTTTTTAGTTCTTCAGGCAGACAACTTAAATCTAGCACTTCGCCTTGGGCCAGAGCTACCCCTCTTTCTATTATGTTTTCTAACTCTCGTACGTTGCCTGGGAAATCGTATTGTTGTAGAACCCTTAGTACTTCGGGATCAATTTCTTTTACTTGTTTTTTCATTTGAGAAGCATGGCGATGCAAAAAATAATAAGCCAAAACGGGAATATCTTCTTTCCTTTCAGCCAAAGGAGGAATATGCAAGTGAACCACGTTTAAGCGATAATATAAATCTTGACGAAAAGATCCCATTTCAACCATCTTTTTTAAATTGCGATTCGTAGCTGCAATAAATCTTACGTTCACTTTTATCGGTACCGTACCGCCTACCCGATAAAACTCATGTTCTTGTAATAGTCTAAGCAACTTAACTTGCATAGTTGGAGACATTTCAGCAATTTCATCAAAAAAAAGTGTTCCTCCATCAGCTTGCTCTACAAGACCTTTTTTAGTTTGAACAGCCCCGGTATAAGCACCTTTTTCATGACCAAAAAGTTCACTAGCAAGTAACTCCTCAGAAAAAACACCACAATTAACAGCAATAAAAGGCTTATCTTTTCGGTTACTGGCTTCGTGTATAAAACGAGCAAAAAGTTCTTTTCCAGTACCGGACTCACCAGTGATTAATACTGTGCAATCAGTAGTAGCAATTTGAGCAGCAGTTTTAAGAAGTTCCTGCATATATGGACTATGAGTGATAATTTTGACTTTACCCTTTAAATGTTCCAATTCTTTTTTAAGAAGTTTGTTTTCTCTTTTTAAAATAGCTTTTTCAGCTGCTTCGGCTACAATTTTTCTAACTTCATCTATTTTATAAGGTTTAGAAATATAATGAAAAGCTCCCAATTTAAGAGCCTCAATTGCCGAATCAACCGTTGCATATGCAGTAATAATAACAGTTTCTGACTCCGGTTGATAGTATTTCATTGCTTGTAACAGCTGTAAACCGTCAACTTGATCCATTCTAAGATCTGTTAATAAAACATCAAAATCCTGTTTCTTTATCAATTCCAGTGCTTTGGTACTTTGAGTAGTGGCTGTGACTTCAAAACCTACCTTTTTAAGAATATACTTCAAATTATTGAGAGCAACTTCTTCGTCATCTACTACTAAAATTTTTCCTTTTTTTAATTTATCTTTTTCTGATTCAGTTGACATTTTTTGCCCTCATTATTTTGATGGAATTTAACAGTTTTTTGGTTATTAGAACTTTCTCTTTCATAAGGGAAGAAAAGATAAAAAGTTGTTCCTTTACCTTGTTCACTTTCTACGTCTATAGTTCCACCGTGCCTATATACTATTTCATTGACTAAGTAAAGACCTAAACCTGATCCTTTAGCTCCTTTAGTAGTAAAAAATGGATCAAAAATCTTTTCTAAAATATCCTGAGGGATGCCACTACCATTATCTTCTATAGCAATAAAAACCCCTCTACGGTCAGGATCTTCGCAAGCTTTTATCAAAATTTCCCCTTCTCCCTCGATAGCATCAATAGCATTAGATAAAAGATTGATTAAAACTTGTTGAAATCTTTGTTTATCTACATAGATTTCCAAATTGTCAGATATGTATAAATGAATCTTTATGTTGTCCCTAATTTTATTACGTAGCATAAAAATTACTTCATTAACCAAATCCTCTAACGGCCATCTTTTGAGTTCATAATGTCTATTTCTAGAAAACTCTAATAATGTTCTCACAATATCCCGGGCTCTCCATATTTCATTATCGATTTGTTTAATAAAGTTGCGAAGTGTTTCTTTATCAAATTCGTCTAGATCCTCTAATAATATTTGACAAGTAGAAGAAGCATTAGACAAAGGATTATTTAATTCATGAGCAACACCCGAAAGAAGCGTACCTAACGCCGCTAACTTTTTAGACTGAACTAGTTGCTCTTTCCTAGCCTCAAGCTCTTTAATCATAAAGTTAAAAGTCTTAAATACAGAAACAATTTCCTTGTCTTTTGACTTAGGAAACTTAGGAGTATCTAATAAATTATCTTTTTTTAATACAATATTTCTCATAGTATCTTCCAGTTCTTCAAGTGGAGAAACAACTGTTCTCGACATAAAGTAACCAACACCAGAAATGGTTCCAACAGATATTAACCCTAAAATAAAAACTAAAGACATCATTTTTTGAAAAACGTCATCTATAAAAGCAACTTCTTTTTGCCTAATCTTTTTACTAGTTTCAATCAAAGATCTACCGAGATTTCGAATATATCCTGCTGAGTAAAGATCCAATTCATGCTGTTTTAACGAAGAAATAGCGGAATAATATAACAAAAGACTTTTTTCTAATTCCTTAAAAAGTTGCTCATCAATTTTAAGAAAGGTATTGCGATGGTTTTCTAGTATGTTAAGGGCATTCTTAGATAAGGTCAAAGCTCTATCAAGATCTTGAATTTTATGATAAAGAAAATAGTTTTTTTCGTATCTTCTTATCTCTAAGAGATTCTGTGTAAAATAGTCGATAGTTTCAAGGCCATGAATTCTTTTCCAAATCGAATTTAAACTCAGATAAGATACAACTAATGATGCCAAAAGTGGCAATAATAAGATGAGATATCCCATCTGAATCTTTAATTTTAGACTTCTCTGAATAAAAGCAAACATTTTTTACAACCAGATATTACTAGGAGCGTAAAACAGGCGACACTTAAGTATTGTCATGTGAGCGAAGCTAAGTAATCCCATGAGATCGCGCGGGCGTAACGTCGCTTCGCGATGACACCCTGTCGAATAAAACAAGCTCCCATTGATATTAATCGGAATATTAAATTCCCGGCATCTTTGGGGATCCGTTCCCATTTCGGAACAAAAAAGAAAAACGGATCCCACCGTTTTGCAAAGGTCTCAAGAGTTATTTTGAACACACGCTAAATTTTTTGCTATCAAAACTTTTTAGTTAAAAAGTAACCTTCATTTAAAAAAATGCAACGTGGTGTTTCATTTTTAAACACTTAACACCTTCGCTACACAAAATTTTTAAGCTTTTGTAACAAAAAGTTTCCATTCCTATCTCGTGTATTCATTTATTCCCAAGGGATAGAAAGGGGAAAGGGCTTCTTTGGCATCTCCTTTGCTTATATCTGATTACAAAAAGAATTCGAGGTGATTAGGAGATGAAAGCTAATTTGTCTACCTGCTTAAAAGTTTTTAGTTTGTACATGGCCGCCGCCGGTCTTGCCCATGGCGGTGAAACCAAAATGGCCAGTTACTTAGTACGTAAGAACCTGGTGAAAAAGGATTCTCGCAAAAAGGCTGATCCACCCTTTCCTCCAACAGGATTCCTTTTTCTGCTGGCCACCTAAAAAATAATTCAGGAGGTTTTTATGGAAAGAATAGTATTCATAGAACAAGTGGAACGAGAACCAAAAAACATTTCTTATGCCTTGCAAATCGCTAGGCAAAAAGGAGCAAAGTTGTCAGTACTTTTCCTTGTCCCCGTAGCATTAGAAACAGCCGACTGGATAGATGTTCAAGAAAAGCAAATCAAGGAAAAGAAGGAAAAACTGGAAACTGTAGCATCTAAAATTAAAGAGGAGGCCCAAAAACTAGGA
Protein-coding regions in this window:
- a CDS encoding sigma-54-dependent transcriptional regulator, translating into MSTESEKDKLKKGKILVVDDEEVALNNLKYILKKVGFEVTATTQSTKALELIKKQDFDVLLTDLRMDQVDGLQLLQAMKYYQPESETVIITAYATVDSAIEALKLGAFHYISKPYKIDEVRKIVAEAAEKAILKRENKLLKKELEHLKGKVKIITHSPYMQELLKTAAQIATTDCTVLITGESGTGKELFARFIHEASNRKDKPFIAVNCGVFSEELLASELFGHEKGAYTGAVQTKKGLVEQADGGTLFFDEIAEMSPTMQVKLLRLLQEHEFYRVGGTVPIKVNVRFIAATNRNLKKMVEMGSFRQDLYYRLNVVHLHIPPLAERKEDIPVLAYYFLHRHASQMKKQVKEIDPEVLRVLQQYDFPGNVRELENIIERGVALAQGEVLDLSCLPEELKKLEIHTFRRKDGRYPTLEEHEIAYIKWILKETGGNKTKAAKILGIDRVSLWRKLKKYGLEEDVSY
- a CDS encoding sensor histidine kinase; amino-acid sequence: MGYLILLLPLLASLVVSYLSLNSIWKRIHGLETIDYFTQNLLEIRRYEKNYFLYHKIQDLDRALTLSKNALNILENHRNTFLKIDEQLFKELEKSLLLYYSAISSLKQHELDLYSAGYIRNLGRSLIETSKKIRQKEVAFIDDVFQKMMSLVFILGLISVGTISGVGYFMSRTVVSPLEELEDTMRNIVLKKDNLLDTPKFPKSKDKEIVSVFKTFNFMIKELEARKEQLVQSKKLAALGTLLSGVAHELNNPLSNASSTCQILLEDLDEFDKETLRNFIKQIDNEIWRARDIVRTLLEFSRNRHYELKRWPLEDLVNEVIFMLRNKIRDNIKIHLYISDNLEIYVDKQRFQQVLINLLSNAIDAIEGEGEILIKACEDPDRRGVFIAIEDNGSGIPQDILEKIFDPFFTTKGAKGSGLGLYLVNEIVYRHGGTIDVESEQGKGTTFYLFFPYERESSNNQKTVKFHQNNEGKKCQLNQKKIN